In Pyxidicoccus trucidator, a single genomic region encodes these proteins:
- a CDS encoding cysteine dioxygenase, translating to MGAMSLDALVGLLREEAGGVPGLLGVGERLAGLVVEPSSLQPYLHFSRGRYTRNLVYRDARLEVLINCWESGAVSPIHDHDGQECWFSIQSGTFILENYGLVSGGLEPGPARLGPPTVVGPVGVGHVDFRCPDAPIHRVIAQQGPAISLHVYAGPVERCLVFDPKRQRCALQQLRYHSIFGRLLGRPESQPPLALV from the coding sequence ATGGGCGCCATGTCCCTCGACGCGTTGGTGGGGCTCCTTCGGGAGGAGGCCGGCGGAGTGCCGGGCCTGTTGGGTGTGGGTGAGAGGCTCGCGGGGCTCGTGGTGGAGCCGTCCAGTCTCCAGCCGTATCTGCATTTCAGCCGCGGCCGGTACACGCGCAACCTGGTCTACCGGGACGCGCGCCTGGAGGTGCTGATCAACTGCTGGGAGTCGGGCGCCGTCTCGCCCATCCATGACCATGACGGGCAGGAGTGCTGGTTCAGCATCCAGTCCGGCACCTTCATCCTGGAGAACTACGGCCTGGTCTCCGGGGGGCTGGAGCCGGGGCCGGCGCGGCTGGGGCCTCCCACCGTCGTGGGGCCGGTGGGCGTGGGCCACGTGGACTTCCGCTGCCCCGACGCCCCCATCCACCGCGTCATCGCCCAGCAGGGGCCCGCGATTTCCCTGCACGTCTACGCGGGGCCGGTGGAGCGCTGTCTCGTCTTCGACCCGAAGCGGCAGCGCTGTGCCCTGCAGCAGCTGCGCTACCACTCCATCTTC
- a CDS encoding general secretion pathway protein GspE, giving the protein MKKRLGDILVERGVIDPLQLHSALAYQRKWGVPLGQVVVDQRFCTAQQVLEALATQVGMQTVELDSQPPDANLTYLIPEKVAEAHRVVPLKLEGKGGRDSVLVVAIAAPASLASLDAVMSVSGKSRVVAKLATDAAIRRAIGRMYRGETGEAVPRRPGMESFALPEADESMPMLLGGSMAELTNMEAPVTEHGLPMMSSLDEATRPTPVPVQTAPALKPTPAPVAVKPTPAPVKLPTLTPARPEQVAQVLVYGWGAEAAAGLVRVLEASGGLKARVASTEELLAASEAQVVVAPLPSMEALGRKVLAQVLVAGKVPETDLPRAQAVGARGFLAAPVDPDLLLRAVRRLARPTDGTFLKRAG; this is encoded by the coding sequence ATGAAGAAGCGACTGGGTGACATCCTTGTGGAGCGCGGTGTGATTGATCCGCTGCAGCTCCACTCCGCGCTCGCGTACCAGCGAAAGTGGGGGGTGCCGCTGGGGCAGGTGGTGGTGGATCAGCGCTTCTGCACCGCGCAGCAGGTCCTGGAGGCGCTGGCGACGCAGGTGGGCATGCAGACGGTGGAGCTGGACTCGCAGCCGCCGGACGCCAACCTGACGTACCTCATTCCGGAGAAGGTGGCGGAGGCGCACCGGGTGGTGCCGCTGAAGCTGGAGGGCAAGGGCGGCCGGGACTCGGTGCTGGTGGTGGCCATCGCCGCGCCGGCCAGCCTGGCGTCGCTGGACGCGGTGATGAGCGTCTCCGGCAAGTCGCGCGTGGTGGCGAAGCTGGCCACGGACGCGGCCATCCGCCGCGCCATCGGCCGCATGTACCGGGGTGAGACGGGTGAGGCCGTCCCGCGCCGGCCCGGCATGGAGTCCTTCGCCCTGCCCGAGGCGGACGAGAGCATGCCCATGTTGCTGGGCGGCAGCATGGCCGAGCTGACGAACATGGAGGCCCCCGTCACCGAGCACGGGCTGCCGATGATGTCCTCGCTGGACGAGGCCACGCGGCCGACGCCGGTGCCCGTGCAGACGGCGCCCGCGCTGAAGCCCACGCCCGCTCCCGTGGCCGTGAAGCCCACGCCCGCGCCGGTGAAGCTGCCCACGCTGACGCCGGCCCGGCCGGAGCAGGTGGCGCAGGTGCTGGTGTACGGCTGGGGCGCGGAGGCCGCGGCGGGGCTGGTGCGCGTGCTCGAGGCCTCGGGTGGCCTGAAGGCGCGGGTGGCCAGCACGGAGGAGTTGCTGGCGGCGAGCGAGGCGCAGGTGGTGGTGGCGCCGCTGCCGTCCATGGAGGCGCTGGGCCGGAAGGTGCTCGCGCAGGTGCTGGTGGCCGGTAAGGTGCCTGAGACGGATTTGCCCCGGGCCCAGGCGGTGGGCGCGCGGGGTTTCCTCGCCGCGCCGGTGGACCCCGACCTGCTGCTGCGCGCGGTGCGCCGGCTGGCCCGGCCCACCGACGGCACGTTTCTCAAGCGCGCCGGCTGA
- a CDS encoding Uma2 family endonuclease — translation MTEGIIPLARYSMLSALPSGWVGEILDEELVASPRPTAAQTRAAFMLGVELGEQLDRRRGGSGRWCFLRAPELHLGQDMLVPDVAGWRRERVAAPPDPDVPFLTVAPDWVCEVLAPSTAALDRTRKLPLYARAGVSHVWLVDPAARTLEVYQRVKRGWLLTGSYESDSVVRAEPFTSSPLDLASLWLPEGAESPTLLAAVP, via the coding sequence GTGACGGAAGGCATCATCCCCCTGGCGCGGTACTCCATGCTCTCGGCCCTGCCCTCGGGCTGGGTGGGGGAGATTCTGGACGAGGAGCTGGTGGCCTCGCCTCGCCCCACCGCCGCGCAGACGCGCGCGGCCTTCATGCTGGGCGTGGAGCTGGGTGAGCAGCTCGACCGGCGCCGGGGCGGCAGCGGCCGCTGGTGCTTCCTGCGCGCGCCCGAGCTGCACCTGGGCCAGGACATGCTCGTCCCCGACGTGGCCGGCTGGCGCCGTGAGCGCGTGGCCGCTCCGCCCGACCCGGACGTGCCCTTCCTCACCGTGGCGCCGGACTGGGTGTGCGAGGTGCTCGCGCCCTCCACCGCCGCGCTGGACCGCACGCGCAAGCTGCCGCTCTACGCGCGCGCGGGCGTGTCCCATGTCTGGCTGGTGGACCCGGCCGCGCGCACGCTGGAGGTGTACCAGCGCGTCAAGCGCGGCTGGCTCCTCACCGGCTCCTACGAGTCGGACTCGGTGGTGCGCGCCGAGCCCTTCACTTCCTCGCCACTGGACCTGGCTTCACTCTGGCTGCCAGAGGGAGCGGAGTCGCCCACGCTGCTGGCAGCCGTACCCTGA
- a CDS encoding tRNA modification GTPase produces the protein MMSASPTIAALATAPTAGAVGILRLSGPAALDVGRLLAPGVPVEPTPRHAYLATFVDAQGRALDEGLFLYFRAPYSFTGEDVVELQAHGSPRLLSLLLARALEDERVRPATPGEFTRRAFLSGRLDLTRAEAVADLVAADSEAAVRAAAAGLSGVLASRVRALEEPLRELHADLEGVLNFPDEAEGADAEAGARVTVLRAQAEALLSEAGRGRLVRRGARVALYGPVNAGKSTLFNRLVGEARALVDDEPGTTRDSLEARVEWDGLGVTLFDTAGLREAPGRVEALGIARTRELLAGVDLSVLVLPPGATDTEAETWLREAGGTRVLAVDGKCDVADARGRDGAHAVSQRAFTEAQPDSTVARASPGVTSRSRPRVSGLTGEGVEALRASMLGHLWGGGTPSAVALVSERHADALRRAAEALARASAASHASTLEVVSGEVGLALEALGEVSGTSVSEALLDAIFQRFCIGK, from the coding sequence ATGATGTCCGCTTCCCCCACCATCGCCGCCCTGGCCACCGCGCCCACCGCCGGAGCCGTGGGCATCCTCCGGCTGTCCGGCCCCGCCGCGCTGGACGTGGGCCGCCTGCTGGCGCCCGGTGTGCCCGTGGAGCCCACGCCGCGTCACGCGTACCTCGCCACCTTCGTGGATGCGCAAGGCCGCGCGCTGGACGAGGGGCTCTTCCTCTACTTCCGCGCGCCGTACTCCTTCACCGGCGAGGACGTGGTGGAGCTGCAGGCGCATGGCAGCCCCCGCCTGCTGAGCCTGCTGCTGGCGCGCGCGCTGGAGGATGAGCGCGTGCGCCCGGCGACGCCCGGCGAGTTCACCCGCCGCGCCTTCCTGAGTGGACGGCTGGACCTCACGCGCGCGGAGGCGGTGGCGGACCTGGTGGCAGCGGACTCGGAGGCGGCGGTGCGTGCGGCCGCGGCGGGGCTCTCGGGAGTGCTGGCGTCGCGCGTGCGGGCGCTGGAAGAGCCGCTGCGTGAGCTCCATGCGGACCTGGAGGGCGTGCTCAACTTCCCCGACGAGGCGGAAGGGGCCGACGCGGAGGCGGGAGCGCGAGTCACCGTGCTGCGGGCCCAGGCGGAGGCGCTGCTCTCCGAGGCGGGGCGTGGGCGGCTGGTGCGGCGCGGTGCGCGCGTGGCGCTGTATGGCCCCGTCAATGCGGGCAAGTCCACGCTGTTCAACCGGCTGGTGGGCGAGGCCCGCGCGCTGGTGGACGACGAGCCCGGGACGACGAGAGATTCGCTGGAGGCCCGTGTCGAGTGGGACGGACTGGGCGTCACGCTGTTCGACACCGCGGGACTGCGCGAGGCGCCGGGACGGGTGGAGGCGCTCGGCATCGCCCGCACGCGCGAGCTGCTCGCGGGCGTGGACCTGTCGGTGCTCGTGCTGCCGCCCGGGGCCACGGACACAGAGGCCGAGACGTGGCTTCGCGAGGCCGGTGGCACGCGCGTGCTGGCGGTGGATGGCAAGTGCGACGTCGCGGACGCGCGCGGACGTGACGGTGCTCACGCCGTTTCGCAGCGGGCCTTCACGGAAGCGCAGCCAGACTCCACTGTGGCCCGTGCTTCTCCAGGCGTCACGTCCAGGTCGCGCCCGCGCGTCAGCGGACTGACGGGCGAAGGCGTGGAGGCCCTCCGCGCGTCCATGCTCGGACACCTGTGGGGTGGCGGCACGCCCTCGGCGGTGGCCCTCGTCTCCGAGCGCCATGCCGATGCCCTGCGTCGCGCAGCCGAGGCGCTCGCCCGTGCCAGCGCCGCGTCACACGCGTCCACCCTGGAGGTCGTCTCCGGCGAGGTGGGCCTCGCGCTGGAGGCGCTCGGCGAGGTGTCCGGCACCTCCGTTTCCGAGGCACTCCTCGATGCAATCTTCCAGCGTTTCTGCATCGGGAAGTAG
- the yidC gene encoding membrane protein insertase YidC: protein MNDPLSPQSNDSQKRLLVALALSFVATAFYTFFLAPQPTPTGAEGADAGVVAAAPADAGTAPVAAPTPGDGSGTAVAANDAPALPERKVDLARQEVHYSFSSDGAGLTAAVLQGTKMREQQELSIAQGFQKLIGKEIPPAPQMNVAQPVPGQPLPMSISILGSSPLPADTRYAVTEGAGGNANGITFTGRRGPWEVVKTYQWPNEGFELTYSIQVRNTSGQPQNGELQVHYSRAVDPNFEHAPSFFGGVGNLSRSACFVNDSLQKMSPGEDPPDAEDSKGQVHFFGIDQQYFVSALYPLEGPRAGHCTFTATPTARQVTASFPLSVAAGETVTLRFGGYLGPKDPDLLAVVPGPGLRQAAGLGEAAFHPRLEDTVDFGIWAVICKVLLAVMKFFHGLTGNWGVAIILLTVVVKMVLLPLTYRSMVSMEQVKKLQPRMEEIKKKHADNREQQNLEIMKLYQEAKVNPLGGCLPLLIQMPVWIALFTALRNSFDIYGEPFFGPIWRDLTYKDPTYLLPLALGVSMVITQKMQPQMMDAAQAKIMTWFLPIVFTATLLQYPAGLSLYIFTNNILSIAQQYGLRKWLDRNGPQKGGGTPAVVAAGGRRK from the coding sequence ATGAACGATCCGCTCTCGCCCCAGTCGAACGATTCGCAGAAGCGACTGCTGGTCGCCCTGGCCCTCTCGTTCGTGGCCACCGCCTTCTACACCTTCTTCCTCGCTCCCCAGCCGACTCCCACCGGGGCCGAGGGCGCGGACGCGGGCGTCGTCGCCGCCGCTCCCGCCGATGCCGGCACGGCCCCCGTCGCCGCCCCCACGCCGGGTGACGGCAGCGGCACCGCCGTGGCCGCCAACGACGCTCCGGCGCTGCCCGAGCGCAAGGTCGACCTGGCCCGCCAGGAGGTGCACTACAGCTTCAGCTCGGACGGCGCGGGCCTCACCGCGGCCGTGCTCCAGGGCACGAAGATGCGCGAGCAGCAGGAGCTCAGCATCGCCCAGGGCTTCCAGAAGCTCATCGGCAAGGAGATTCCCCCCGCGCCGCAGATGAACGTGGCGCAGCCGGTGCCGGGCCAGCCCCTGCCGATGTCCATCTCCATCCTGGGCTCCAGCCCCCTGCCCGCCGACACGCGCTACGCCGTCACGGAGGGCGCGGGTGGCAACGCCAATGGCATCACCTTCACCGGCCGCCGCGGCCCGTGGGAGGTGGTGAAGACGTACCAGTGGCCCAACGAGGGCTTCGAGCTGACGTACAGCATCCAGGTGCGCAACACCTCCGGCCAGCCGCAGAACGGCGAACTCCAGGTGCACTACAGCCGCGCGGTGGACCCCAACTTCGAGCACGCGCCGTCCTTCTTCGGCGGCGTGGGCAACCTGAGCCGCTCGGCCTGCTTCGTGAACGACTCGCTCCAGAAGATGAGCCCGGGCGAGGACCCGCCCGACGCCGAGGACAGCAAGGGCCAGGTGCACTTCTTCGGCATCGACCAGCAGTACTTCGTGTCCGCGCTCTACCCGCTGGAGGGCCCTCGCGCCGGCCACTGCACCTTCACCGCCACGCCCACCGCGCGGCAGGTGACGGCGTCCTTCCCGCTCAGCGTGGCCGCGGGTGAGACGGTGACGCTGCGCTTCGGCGGCTACCTGGGCCCCAAGGACCCGGACCTGCTCGCGGTGGTGCCCGGCCCCGGGCTGCGCCAGGCCGCGGGCCTGGGCGAGGCCGCCTTCCACCCCAGGCTGGAGGACACGGTCGACTTCGGCATCTGGGCCGTCATCTGCAAGGTGCTGCTGGCGGTCATGAAGTTCTTCCACGGCCTCACCGGCAACTGGGGCGTGGCCATCATCCTGCTCACCGTGGTGGTGAAGATGGTGCTGCTGCCGCTCACCTACCGGTCCATGGTGAGCATGGAGCAGGTGAAGAAGCTCCAGCCGCGCATGGAGGAGATAAAGAAGAAGCACGCGGACAACCGCGAGCAGCAGAACCTCGAAATCATGAAGCTGTACCAGGAGGCCAAGGTGAACCCGCTGGGCGGGTGCCTCCCGCTGCTCATCCAGATGCCGGTCTGGATTGCGCTCTTCACGGCGCTGCGCAACAGCTTCGACATCTACGGCGAGCCCTTCTTCGGCCCCATCTGGCGCGACCTGACGTACAAGGACCCCACGTACCTGCTGCCGCTGGCGCTGGGCGTGTCCATGGTCATCACCCAGAAGATGCAGCCGCAGATGATGGATGCGGCCCAGGCCAAAATCATGACCTGGTTCCTGCCCATCGTCTTCACGGCGACGCTGCTCCAGTACCCGGCGGGCCTGTCGCTCTACATCTTCACCAACAACATCCTCTCCATTGCCCAGCAGTACGGGCTTCGGAAGTGGCTGGACCGGAACGGGCCCCAGAAGGGCGGCGGGACGCCAGCGGTGGTGGCGGCGGGAGGCAGACGCAAGTGA
- the yidD gene encoding membrane protein insertion efficiency factor YidD, which translates to MSPLAFVISLPIRFYRKFLGPLLPKVCRFHPSCSTYAMEALEKHGGLKGSWLTAWRLMRCQPFHPGGIDPVP; encoded by the coding sequence ATGAGCCCGCTCGCCTTCGTCATCTCCCTGCCCATCCGGTTCTACCGGAAGTTCCTCGGGCCGCTGCTGCCGAAGGTGTGCCGTTTCCACCCCTCGTGCTCCACCTACGCCATGGAGGCGCTGGAGAAGCACGGAGGCCTCAAGGGTTCCTGGCTCACCGCCTGGCGGCTGATGCGCTGCCAACCCTTCCACCCCGGCGGCATCGACCCGGTGCCGTGA
- the rnpA gene encoding ribonuclease P protein component yields MRAEGATPGQSGPADQRFPKALRLLQRREFLEVQEGGQKVPSDCLLALIKRNGRTYSRVGLTVSSKVGNAVVRARLRRVLRELFRKRRTQWPSGLDVVLVVRSSAKDASFPELSRAFDGVTRKLQRLPPAAETKPKEPPR; encoded by the coding sequence GTGAGGGCCGAGGGTGCGACGCCGGGCCAGTCAGGCCCGGCAGACCAGCGCTTCCCCAAGGCCCTGCGCCTGCTGCAACGGCGCGAATTCCTGGAGGTACAGGAAGGTGGCCAGAAGGTCCCTTCCGATTGCCTCCTGGCCCTCATCAAGCGCAATGGCCGGACGTACTCCCGTGTTGGCCTCACCGTGTCGAGCAAGGTGGGCAACGCGGTGGTGCGTGCGCGTCTGAGGCGCGTGCTGCGCGAGCTGTTCCGCAAGCGCCGCACGCAATGGCCCTCCGGCCTGGACGTGGTGCTGGTGGTGCGCTCGTCCGCGAAGGACGCGTCCTTCCCGGAGCTGTCGCGTGCCTTCGACGGTGTCACCCGTAAGCTGCAGCGGCTCCCGCCGGCCGCGGAGACGAAGCCGAAGGAGCCTCCCAGATGA
- the rpmH gene encoding 50S ribosomal protein L34 — MSKRTYQPSKVRRNRAHGFRKRNATKGGRDVLKRRRAKGRKRLVVSAAKK, encoded by the coding sequence GTGTCCAAGCGCACGTACCAGCCGTCGAAGGTCCGCCGCAATCGCGCCCACGGGTTCCGGAAGCGGAACGCCACCAAGGGCGGCCGTGACGTCCTCAAGCGCCGTCGCGCCAAGGGCCGTAAGCGGCTCGTCGTTTCTGCCGCGAAGAAGTAA